The DNA window AgatttctccagaaaaaaagaaccatTTCTGGTGACAGTGCTGTCACCCTGTGTCCTTGAAAGCCATAGAATGTGTGACAATGAATTCCTCTGATTCCctaggggagggagaggaggagttGGGATTTCAGAGCTGAGAAACAGCTGTATAGACAGAGAGTTTGGTTTTTCACCTTTTGCCATTTAGATTACTTTGGCTTCAGGGCTGCATTTTGGTATACAGAAAGcaagggagcagctgagggatctGAATTCCTTCAGTTGTTGTATTCAAACTGTCTGACTTCAGGCACAAAACTGAGGTGCTCTAAAACCACAcctgctttctctctcttgGCCTCAGTAGGAATCACAGCCTCTTAACATAGATGCTCTAAATTACATCTTAGTCTGATGCCAAAAGTTACCTAAGCTGGTTAGGGGGATCACCCTCACCTCACAGCTTCTCCTGTTAATCTTTATTCTggcattagaaaaaaaaatattacgAACACTTCAGTTTATGTATTTGCAGTATGGTACTAAGAACTAAAATCATGCCAAATGCTTCTTGTTCTTGctgtttgctgtttatttttcttttgcccaAACAAAGAATTCAGTTGTGAGGACATTTCTGCAGTGACACATGTGCATCTAATGAATGTCCTGTACATTTTGTCACCAGAACATTTCTCAGATGCCTGATGTAAACCATCATCCTtgattaatataaataataaaataaaatcccaaaccaaaaaagGAGCTGAGACACTGAACACTGATAGCTGCCCACATAAAACTCTTTGATAACAACTGTCAGGCTGTATGACAGAGCAGACCCATACTGAAGTTCTTGTGGTAACAGCTCAGCAATGGGTCTTGAATTACTCAtcaaaggatttttcctttcagcaaTCAGTTTAGCTCAGTTGAATTGAAAGAGCCAGAATGTGCATTATAGGTATTTCATGGATGTTATCTTTGCTGAGAGTCTGTGATATGTGGGTTTCTTTCTTCAACAGAATGTGAATACAGTGTCTCTCTCTGtaatgaaaatgtgaatgcaTACTGTACCTTATGAGATAAACTTGAATTCTTCCATTTATGTATTCTTGTGTTTACCATGCtaatattcagttttaaatagaTGCCACTGTGTGAAGCtatgctctgattttttttttggtgatttccATGTGATAGGAATAGAGCTCATAGGCACCACTATGTCcagttttggaaacaaaaagccaGTATACAGAATGCTGTTTGTTCACAGCAAAttggaaaatatggggaaaaaaagcttttgatttTGTTCAGCTTCATATATGTTTTATCAATGAAGTCAGAGCCAAATTAATAGAAAACATCAACATCCACATGGAACCATTTGAGGAAGATAATTTACTATTTAAAATTgtctatttttgcttttatcaaTAAGGAAGCTGAAAAGATAAGCCTGCTTAAACAATGGTAATTGTTAAGTGATTGTGAACAAAGTATCAGTGGACCTCATGTATTTCAGAGAAGTTTTAACTGGACTGTGATGTAAATTGTATGGAGTTGTATGTGAATCGTGTTAGTCACTGTTTTACTTTGTATTGTTCTGCAGTGCACAAATGTGACTACTGAGCACAGAAGCATTACATTCATTAAACTTAATCTTGTTGCAGTATATAATTCCCCACTTTTTGTGCCAAAAACATCAATACATTCCATAATCAGTTCTAATAGAGGTTTGcactttgatttaattttttttttgtgattcttGCAGTTTCAATACTATATATCTCCATCATGAAGGAATAAAGTGTCAGTTGTACCCTACCCTGTGTAGTTCATGCTTCTTCTTTTGGAACTGAAAGTTTATGTATTTAATTTGATAGTGTTTCATGCTGTCTTTATTTCCAAGTTTATTTCATACCTAGAAGTAAAGCCAATTATAGACATTAGCTCTAAAACCCTTAATTCTGTTAGAGGAAATCTTgactctttaaaaacaaattactcTTAAATGTAGTCTAAAATTATAATGTGTAGAGAGGAGATACAGCCTGTGAGTGGTCATGGTTAATTTTATTGCTGTCCAAGGTAACAAAACAGATGTTATGATAGTACAGTATGAttctctgcagtgcctgcatTTACTGTAACTTACAAAAGGTGAAACTGCAAAGGTTTAGTGGCATTCCATTATGGTTAAATTACTCACACAGCTCTTGTGTCTTTTCTCCCCCACAATCTCAGGAGAGGCAACTGCACTGCAGACAATGCTTTGAGGTAACCTGGCAGAGAACTGCATGTGTTATATCTGAATACCTCCTGTGgtgtgctgcaggctgctcctggggctgcaatGCCAGCAGGGTAAATGCTGGGATCCAGAGCAGGGTGACCCTGCAGTGACTCTGGGCTCCGTGTGTGCAAGGGCTCGTGGGCCATCAGTGCCATCTCCTGGCAGCCCGGGAGTCGCTGGTTCAAGGCCTCAGTGCTGTTCTTCCAGCTTTTTAAGAAAACCAAGATAATTTAACAGAGTAGGAATTCCTTAATAAACTGTAGCAAAATAATTACATTACTTTCAAACTGTATTTTGCTAGTATTATAGGACTTGAAATAAACCATCATCTATTATTCTCCTTCCAGAGAAGCAGGGACAAAGGATCTTAAACACAGCCTTCATACTGATTTTACAACATTGgttaaaaatatgatttttaacTAATGTGTTTAAATCAGTGCTGTGTCTAATGTGAATACATTTAGTGTGATGCAATTAGTATTTTAAACTACTTCATTTACATGTCAACAGGAGAGAGTTGGTACCAATTTACCTGAATTTGTTTCTTAATGGCAATGATTAAATGAGTTTTGTGCAAAGAGAAGCCttcttcctgctgcctgcaccaTTAAATCCTAGTAGGGTGTTTTGGCATTAAGTCAGCCAAAATATATTCTGCTCTTGTATTTGCTAACCACATGCTCTCTTCCTGACTGCTGAAGTGAAATCATTCCAGTTTGTCTCCTACACGGCTCAGGAATCAGCAGCCTAACCCTCCAGACATCACATGGCTTTGAACTGCACCTCTTGCTGAGCAAGGTTATTAACAAATACTCTAAATCCAGAATGCATGAGAGATGTTTTTATCAGCAGTGCTGTATGGAGCCAGCAAAGTCCACAATGTAACTCACCTTGAAGAGGAAGAGCTGAAAGGCATGTGATATAATAAACAGGAGTGGGAGTCAGGGGCTGGGAACATGCCTGGCTCTGTTTCAGAAGTGCCACAATCAGTTCTCTTGGAAGCATCAGAGAAGCTGAAAGCTTTCCATGTATTTTGGGTGCATAGCACAGATTGGGGAGGATCAATGTAGGCACTTGAACTTGGGAAAAAATggtcagccctgcagctctctgagcaggaaaatgggagaTGAATAGGTTACTTTGCAGAGATACACAGCTTTGAGAAACTTAAATGCACTACAGCAAAGAAAGGCTTCTTGGGGTGGGAATACCAGGAGGCCGTGGGCTGTGAGCAGGTGTGCCCCCagatgagcagcagccagggctgtgaggGGAAGGTGAGCCTGAGAGTTGGCACTGGCCAGAGAGGCCCTCACAGCAGTGGCGGGGAGCggagctggctggcagcagtTTGGGGATTGGCCCTGATTTtacacccagctctgcagagaccaGCCCTCTCACCAGGTGCCTAATCCTTTACTTTTCACGTGTTCTGGGCAAGATCTTcgtgtttattttaaagctggGACTGCTAGCACTGTAAAACAGATACTgtcataattaataattaatactTTAAGTACTATTGCATTAACAAAGCATGTCAATCAAAGACTTTGCAAAATTGTAAAATTACCATAAAACTGGCAGGTTTTCCTTACTGACAGCAAACCTCAGTGTTGATCGCTTCTACTTATGTTCATGTTTATCTGTTGAAAGGACAATTTTAGGAGTGCATAAACAGCCCGAGTTCCACCCGTGCCAGCTGCCAGAGCCCCGATTGCCGCAGTTCAGCGCTCCCTTTCCCTGGGGCGGCAGCGCCGTGtgccggcggggccgcggctccctctgctgctgccttggagcACGACCCAGTGCACGGAGGGGCTTTGGAACACCGCCAGCACCACACGAGCCGCGGCCCCGGCACCGCTCCGCACGCTCCAGCCGCTTTAGCGGAGGGGCTGCCACAGGTCCCGGGAGGCCCGGCGGGGTCAGGGGCGGCTCCGGCTCCAGCCCCAGTCCCGGCGGCGCAGCCCCCGCGCCCAGCGAGCCGCGCCCGCCCTCAAGCCCCGGCACTGCCCCGCGCACGCGCCActgggcggggccggggcggagCGCGGCTCCTGAGCGCCCATTGGCCGGGcaggggcggggcggggccgagctggggcggggccgcgggctGTACCGCTGGGGGCGGGGCGGAGCGCCGGCTCTGAGCGCCCATtggcgggggcggggcccgggAGGAAGCACCGCCCCGCGCGGGTTTCCCCAGCGGCGCCGCCGAGGGTTCCGCCATGGAGGGCCCGGGGTCGTGGTCGAGCtcgggcggcgcggggcggccgcTGACGGAGGACGAGATGGCGGAGGTGAAGAAGGATGTAAGTGGCGGGCGGGCCCGGGACTGGGCGCACGGGCCGGGCGCGGAGCGGCGagcggggcccgggcgggggAGCGGAAGCGCTGTGGGAGCGGGCGAGGGACgcggcgcgggggcggcgggagggaCCGGCCCGGCCCGTGGCGCGTCCGGGAAGGCGGCGGCGAATCTCGAGCGCGGCTCTGCCCCCCGGGCTCTCCCGGAGCCAGGCTGATCATGACCCGCGTACCCCGggccgtgcccggccgtgctgTGTGCCGCTGCCGCCCGCTCGCCCTGCCGGGGCCGCGCTGCGGGCTTGGGCTGCGGGGCTCGGGCCGCCCGGTGCCTGCGCCGGAGGCAGCAAACGGGGGGAGTAACGTGGAACCCAAAGCTTGGCTGAAAGggtgtgtgctgctcctggtgcctgtAAAACTCTTAGTTAGAAAAGCGGATTTCTACGTTATGTatatttagggattttttattGAGACTtattgttctttattttcttgagTTTTTGAGTTTTCCCCTATACTTATTCATTGATGTCTGGAATCTGATGGAAGACTTCATCCTGATTCGTTCTGGATTAATTTATCTTCACGTGAGACTGGGGAGCAATGTACTCACCAACCTGAAAAAGTGAttgcttaattaaaaaaaaagtaaaatcacaGTTTGTCACTTATTGATTGCCTATCCATTGTTCTGTTTGTAATTTACAGTCTCTTATGTTTGAttcagtgggattttttaatatttctttaaaatacagtgAATACTGCTTgcagtttggtttttgtttctttctagtTTTATGCTTAAGTGATTTCCTTTAAATGCTTTGTCATAGTTCTGTGAGACATGTTTTCAAGCTAGTACTCGTTTCCACAGGGTAATACTGCAATATTGGGTAGTTACACCAAAAAAGGATAAAAGCCACTTGAGTCAGATGCTGTAGGTGTAACACGGCAGGTGTGTTAGTGTGGGTCAGTGACTGaacccagggctgcagctcacagaaatGCACGATAGTCACTTCAGCCCTTAACCTTACAGGTCCTGCCACAGTACTTGGAGGGGAAAGGATGGAAACCTTAGGTAGAAACAAATAACATTTTATCATCAAAATGCAGTCCCATAAATCTGACTTTAGAGCTTCTGCAGTCACATTTTAAATGTTGTGGCTTCATGACAGTCTCGGCTCTCTCAGAGCTGTTCAGGTAACTTTGATGGGATCTCTGCAAGCCAGGGTGCTGTGTCACATTAGCACTGTGTGTGACAGGGGACAGCACACCTCAGGAAGCTACAGCTGGCAAGGACATCTTGGTCTGGGCAAGCTTGACTTGAGGAGGAGTTATAAAGTTTGGAGTCTTGCAGTTAAGAGCTGAGAAGGATAAGGGTGAGCCATATAAAATCACTCATACAATGGAATAGGGTTACAAAGGACACAAAGCAGCCACTAATGTTGTTGAGAGTACATACATTTATGGATGAAAGTGCATGTGTTTTGGATGTCAGTAATTTGTTGAACCTGTCAATAGCATAAATAAATAGGCTtaaattttgtaaataaatatgtttatttacAAACATTTTGAACTGTGAGTACATTTATGCTATTGCTTTGAGACCACTTTTGCTcaatgcacagaaaacatcagtAACTGCAGTATTTTGGAATTGTGCCTCAATGTGGCAATCAGATGATCAGAGAAAATGGGTGTATCTGTAGACAAAGTGAGTGCTGTTTgctataatttcatttttacttgACTATTTTGAAATGTGCTAACCTCAGACCTTATGTAGTCACATTTTCTATAAGTTGTCACTGTATTTCTTAACAAGCATTGGAACTCCTTAGTTCAGTCCAAGAGTTAATGAAAGTGATAATTAGggaacagtttaaaaaaaaaaattttacactGAGAAAAATCTCAACTAAgtaacacagcagcagccttaAAAAATCTCTTGCTAACCTGCATCAAAATCATATAGGTTCCAACTACAGGCTCCTAAATGATTTGAAATGTTGGCTCATAgcagtttgttttgcttttcaggcTTTGGAAAGGATGCGTCCTTACCTGTGTGATAAGATCATAGCCGAGAGACACTTTGATTACCTGCGCTCCAAGAAAATACTCACCAGGGAGGACACAGAAGAAATTTCTGCTCGATCTTCCAGTAGGAAAAAAGCTGGGAAGTTGTTGGACTACTTAGCAGAAAATCCAAAGGGACTAGATACTCTGATTGAATCTATCAGGCGAGAAAGAACACAAAACTTCCTGTTACAAAAGATAACTGATGTAGTGCTGAAGGTCAAAAATGAAAAGCTTGAAGCTCTTAAAGGTAacaaatttttaataatgttgTGTAAGACATAGGTTTTATTTGGAGGGTctgcaaaattaaaatccaaaaCTAAAATCTTCCTCAGGTATTTGGAACAACATGTTTGGAAATGTTACCAGTTTGTGTTTAAGATCCTGGTGCATGTACCCTAGCTTTATCTGAAACATCCACCATAATAACAAGtagcaaaaaaatcccctattGTATTGTTATGATGGATGAATCTGTCTCcacatttcagttttgcttttcaaaaatgGGTGGTTATGTTCCATCTTGCATTTCTCTTCAAGCTGtttgctgcaggggcaggatgcTCTGGTTTAGTTAAACTGTGTCTCAGCAGATGTGCAAGCAAATGCAGCTTGAGGGGAGTTCCCCTGCATGCCTTCACTGCCACAGCTTAAAGGAGACACTGTAAATAcatgtgtgtgtttttccaTACAGGCTTACAGGTTTTGTTGACACCCAAACCTTGAAGTGACTGTGTGCACTCATAGTTTAGGGCAGAGAAAGAAAGTATAGGCTTTCTACACCAAAAGTGTTACTTCCCCTTCCACACCCATCAAAAGGCGaataaagaaggaagaagtATGGTCTAACCACAGAGATGAAGGGCCTGAGGTTTGCTCTGGCCTCAGGTAAAATAGCCTTGAATGCTGTCCATGTTGGAGCAGAACCAGCAGGTGAAGCTCTTAAAAGTTTGAAGAACACAGtgagaaaaatctaaaaaaagtTGGGCCAAAGGGCTAGAGTGACTTTCTAAAATGAGCTTTAAGTTACAGTGTGTTTTTGCAAGCACTATCTGGTACTGAGTACAGAGAAACCATTCATATCAGCCTACATAACCTGCatgtttgttttctaatttgTCAGGAATTCTGGATGTCACAGGTGAGATGAAGGGTTAATCTGTTGAAAATATGGACAGTTGATTTTTGACAGTCTTA is part of the Zonotrichia leucophrys gambelii isolate GWCS_2022_RI chromosome 8, RI_Zleu_2.0, whole genome shotgun sequence genome and encodes:
- the BCL10 gene encoding B-cell lymphoma/leukemia 10 gives rise to the protein MEGPGSWSSSGGAGRPLTEDEMAEVKKDALERMRPYLCDKIIAERHFDYLRSKKILTREDTEEISARSSSRKKAGKLLDYLAENPKGLDTLIESIRRERTQNFLLQKITDVVLKVKNEKLEALKGLSCSTCMTSLYGGTNNLSRSFSDESNFLDKTKDKEFTQIHHPEEDYSTAAFVSAVSLHSMNLPIAEMGSSQCSVFSATLPGPGDPGAPPLPPELQAEQQEPCTSSSDNCFLPLRSRSVQPQ